Below is a window of Prosthecochloris sp. GSB1 DNA.
TCACTTTTCCCAGAACATCGAGATAGACCTGTTCGTTCATGCTCCCTTCGCGCACCGGATCCGATGGCAGCGTAAAAAGGTTGAGTTCCAGTGCGTCGGCCCCGGCCCGCTGGACCTGGGCGGCGAACTCCGTCCATTCGGAGGAAGAAACGCAGTTGATGCTCGCGATAACCGGAATATCGACGGCATCGCGACACTCGGCGACAAGATCGAGATATTGGCGCATATCGTTGCCTCTCGTGTAGCTGCGGATGTAATCTTCCGCCTGTGCGTAATAGTAGTTCTGTTCGTTGGCGTTGATCTCGTAGCCGGATTCGCTCCGTATCTGCTCCTCGAAAAGGGACTTCAGAACAACTGCTCCCGCGCCCGCCTTCGCGAGCTTCCTGACCTGTTCCGCCGACTCGGTCATGCCTGAACTGGCGGCGATAACCGGATTTTTAAGTTTCAGCCCCATGTATGTAGTCGAAATATCAGCCATAAACTGTCCTCCGGAGAAATGCCGGGGTCACCCTGAAAAAAAAATCGCGAACGACATGAAAAACAAAGGAACCGTGCTTCGGCGTTCCGCGCCGAGTCCGGTGAAGGGCAAGGCGCGCCGCATTCCTGGGGTGACCCTCGACGCTGTTTTGAAAACGTTTTTTTCAGCCGCCGGCCCGGGCAAGCGTCTTACAGGGAAAGCTAACAACTATTCCCTTGCGAAGTAAGCCCGGCCATCAATGTTTCTGAAACCTGAACTAAGCGTTTCAACAAAGGCTCAATAAGAGTAAGTCTATAAAAAAAAGTCTTTTATACTGTTCAAGAGGTATGAATATTCGTCACCTGCCGGGTGCAGAAAAAAACTGATAAAGAACCGCATGTGTTGAAAACCCTTCGGGATCGCCGATCATACCACATCTGCTTCGTTACAGGGAACTTGCGGTAGATCACTACAGCGGCATTCCTTGGGCCGTGCATCTGCGGCACGCTCGACAATCGCTCAATTCAGGTAAAAAAACGCTCAGTCCCGCAGAGCTGCGATACGGATGATCTTTTTCGCGATGTCTGTATTGTCATACGCTCCGCAAAACTGGTCGGCTCCCTTTCCGATTGCGAAAACCGGCACCGGCACCGCCGTATGCGTATCGCTTGCCCATCCGATGCCCGCCTTGCTGTTGAGCATCGAAACAAGCGCCTCCGTCAGGGGATCCGGACCGTATCCGGAACCGCCGCTTCCGCCGTTCATGCTGGCCCGGTAGGCTTTCTTCAACGCAGCCTTCTCCCTCGACGACAGCGCAAGCAGGAAATCGCGCGACACGTCGCCAAGTCCGAAATACGCTTTCGCACTGTCCAGGGCCATGGGAAACGATACGCCGCCCCCTGCCCAACTGCACACCTTGCCGGAAAAAACTTCGAAAGAGACTTTCTGATGACGCAACAGCTCAGGATGCAAACCGTAACCTCCGGCGGCATTGCCGATGGAAAGACCGCCGCATTCGTGATCGGCGGTCACGACGACCAGGGTCTCCCCGGGATGACGGCGATAAAACGAAAGCGCGACGCCGAGCGCCTCATCGAAATCCTCTACCTCGTGCGCCGCAGTCGCGGCATCGTTGGCATGACACGCCCAGTCGATCTTGCCGCCCTCGACCATCATGAAAAAGCCCCGCTCTCCTTCGAGCAGCCCAATGCCGGCGCGAACGAAATCCGCAAGCCTGAGACGATCGCCGCCGCCGTCGATGCGATACCCGAGCGCGCCGGAGCGATCATAGTCGCCGTAAGCCCAGTATTTTTTCCCCTGGCTTGCGTTCTCGAGCCCTTTGCGGTCTCCGACGATCGCATATCCGCTGTCCCTCATGGTGCGCAGCAGCAGGCCCGCAGGCCTGCCGCTGTCAAGCGCGCCTTTCGCAAAACCGCCGCCGAAATACTCGAAACCGCTCGAAGCCATCTGCATGGCGATCCCGTAATAACCGTCCCGGCTGGCCGCATGGGCGTAAAAGCATGCAGGAGTCGCGTGATCGATGCTGACATTACTGACGATACCGACGCGCATTCCCCGCCTCCCGGCCATTTCAGCAACGGTCTCAAAATCGGCCGAATGGTCGGCGCTCATGGAAATCGTGCCGATCGTCGTTTTCCGACCGGTCGCAAGGGCGGTTCCGGCTGCGGCCGAACCCGTCACCTCACGGTCGACGGCATGCGTCGAAGCCGTCCCGGAAACAGGGAAAGCGCTCATTGCCAGTGGAGGCTTCCGGCCGCGGACAAGCTCCGCGAGCTTGATCTGGGCGCTGCCCATGCCGTCGCCTATGAAAAGGAAAACGTAGCGAGGGGGCCGGGAGAGGCCGGACTGACGATCATCGGGAAGGCTCCCCGAACAGGAACTTGTCAGAAAAAACGCTATCCAGGCGAAAAGGCTGAAGGCAGGCGCCGCAATGCGGCGGACAAGGCGATGGTTCATCATCATACCGGAGACGGGTTACATGGGCGGCCGATGGCGCGGACCCCGCCCGCAGGATCCGCCCAGAGCAAAATTACCCCCTCATTGTTGAAAAACGATGAAGAACCGGTAAACTCTTCGCAACACTACGTTCTCAGGGACGAGAATGGCTCAGTAGAGCAGGGAAATTCCGGCGACGAAAGCGTTCGAATTGATTCCCCTGTTCGGAGTGTCGGTACCCGCATTGGACATATGCCTGAAACGGTAGCCCGCGTTGAGAGCCATACTGTCGCCGATTTCCTGGCGAAGCCCTATGCCGAACTGGTTGAGAAAATTGAATCCGGCCTCGCCCTGCTCGACGGTATCAAGGCTGAAATACATCGGCCCCGAACCTGCTTCCCCAAAGATGGAGGTCTTGCCGGCAAGCGGCGCCGTGTAGCGGAAAAATATGTTCAGGCCGGTCTCTTCGCCCTTCTTGGGACCGGTTATCCTGTTATAGAAGGGTTCAAGGGAAAACTGAAAGGTATTGGGTCCCTTCATGCCGACGAGACGGCTGATGTCGAAACCCGCCCTGAGATAGAACGGAACGACCTCGAGATCGTCGTTCTCCTTCAGCGAGCCAAAGGCATAGCCGCCCCCGAATCCGAGCTCGTTGAACACGACCTTCGGTTCGCCGGCGGGCTCCGCCGCGAGGGCGACGTTGCCCGCCGGGAAGAACAAAACCATCGCCAGCAAGCAGAGCGTGATACGATACTTGTACATAAGTGTTTGATTACCTGTTGATTACAGCTATTGCAACCCGGTTATAATAAAGACAATCCGCGTGTGATTCAAGAACACCTCTATTTATTTGTCACGCGATGCATTTGCTTCGTTGTCCCGACCTGTCGGGATTCCGGTTTCCGCGCTCCGTTCGCCTTGCAGGTCAATAGCCCACGACAAGAACGTAAAAGCGCCATCAAGCCGGAACCGGAAAAATCGAGGCAAAAACTACGATTCATTGCCGCCGGAGATCGAGCGGATATAGTTCACGATTACCTCGACGGCGACGTCCTTTTGCGAATCGCAGAACATCTGGTGCCCCGAACGTTCGAGCCAGACAAGCTTTTTGTCCTTCGGGGAGGTCGCTATCCCGCCGAAAACCAGATCGGCGCTCTCGGGCGCGACAGTCTGCTCGGCCCTGCCATGAAGAATGAGAACCGGACAGCGAATATCGTGCAGCCTCGTGCGGGTAAAGGAGATAAGATCGAAAAACGAGATGATCGCGTCGGTAGGCGCCCACGGATAGTGAACGGAACGGCTCGTCTCGTCGACGTCGCTGTAGGCGACGCGCAGATCCCAGTTCCGCACGAAACTCTGCAGAAGGGGCGCGAGGAAATGCAGCGGGCGTCCCGGGCCGAGCATGGAAACGAGCCTGAACGCCGGGGCCGCTGCCACAGCGGCGGCCAGCTGCCGATCCTGGTACTTGGCCGCCAGGTTGAGCGCGAGGAGCCCGCCCATGCTGTGGCCGACGACGATGACCCGATCGACTTCCGAGGCCAGTTCCAGAAAAGCCGATTCGGCGTCTTTCAGCCAGTCGCACCAGGTCACTCCGCGAAGCTTTTCGGGAGAAGAGCCGCCATGCCCTTTCAGCACGGGAACGCGTACGCGGGCGCCCAGCTTCTCGATCGGCTCGACGAGGGCGTTGACGCTGTCGAGCGTAGCCGTGAAACCGTGAATGATGAGAACGCCGAAAGCCTCGCTGCCCATGTGAACTCCTTTGCGTATTGCATGAGGGTATGGAACGACCATTCGTAAAAATACGCCAATGGGTCAAAAAAACCATGCTGCGCAAGGAGGACAAGCCGCAAGGAGTGCACCCGAAGCGAAAAGAGATGGTATTTTTCAGCGTATTTGGCTATTTTTCAATAATAAAACAAAATTGAGCCCGTGCGGAAACTTCTCCCCTCATGCATCGCGCTGGCTTTACTCCTGAGTTCCTGCTCGGTGGTAAAGACCACGGCAAAAGCGGCTTATTCCGTCGGCAAATTCGCGGTCGATCTGGTTACCGCGCCATTGACCCACGACGAGATCGAGTCCATCGACGGCCTCTCGCCCCAGGAAGCCATACGCCAGGGACGCGTCAAAAACGCGCCGTACGTGGTGTACGGGAAAACCTATGTCCCGATGAGCGTCGAGGAAGCGGAAAACTACAGGGAAACCGGGATCGCGTCCTGGTACGGAGAGGAAACTCGCCGGAAGGAAAACGGGCACATTACGGCCAACGGTGAAGCTTTCGATCCCGACAAGCCGAGCGCCGCGCACAAATACCTGCCTTTGCCGGTCAACGTGCGGGTCACCAACCTCGAAACGAGGAAATCGATCGTCGTACGCGTCAACGACCGCGGCCCCTTCGCACACGACAGGGTGATCGACCTCAGCGCCGCCGCGGCGAAAAAGCTCGGATTCTATGAAAAGGGAACCGCACGCGTCGCGATAGAGGTGGTTTCCCTGCGGGCGGACGCCGGCACAGAGCGCTGACAACCGTGCAGGATAACGAGACGTCGCCGCATCGTGCCATGAGCCCGCCTCCCGGCACATTTCATGAAAAGGTTTACGATCTTGTCCGGATCATTCCGAGAGGCAAGGTCTCGACATACGGCATCATCGCCGAACGTCTGAGCCTGCGAAGCGCGGCCAGAATGGTCGGCTGGGCTCTTAACCGCGCGGACCTTTCATCCGTTCCCGCTCACAGGGTGGTCAACAGGAACGGTGAACTGACCGGGAAAATGCATTTCTCGGGCAAGGAAACAATGCGCAACATGCTCGAAGCGGAGGGTATCGCCTTTCGCCCCGATGGAACGGTCGATCTCGACCGTCACCTGTTCCTCTTCGACTGAACCGGCCACCGGACTATCCGACCCGCCTTACTGTATGACCGAAGCGTCCTGCATGAACCGATCGAGACCCGTGTCGGTCAGCGGATGTTTGACGAGCTGTTCGATAACCTTGAAGGGTATGGTGGCGATGTGGGCGCCCATCATGGCGGCCTCCACGACGTGCTGGGGGTGCCGTACGCTCGCCACGAGCACCTCGGTCGTAAATCGATAATTATCGAAAACCGTCAGAATCTGGTCGACGAGCGCCATGCCCTCGGTGCTGATATCGTCCAGGCGGCCGACGAAGGGGCTGACGTAGGACGCCCCCGCCTTGGCTGCAAGCAGGGCCTGGTTGGGTGAAAACACGAGGGTGGCGTTTGTCCTGATGCCTTTCCCGGCGAGCCTGCGGATGGCCTTGAGCCCCTCGATGGTCACGGGGCACTTGACCACGACATTGGGATGAATACCCGCAAGGTCCACGCCCTGGACGGTCATCTCGTCGGCCATGAGCGTGGTCACCTCGGCGCTTACCGGGCCGTCGACGATCTCGCAGATTTTCGCGATGTGCTTCTTGAACTCGCCGTAGCCGAACCGCTCGGGATCATCAACGATTTTGGCCACCAGAGAAGGGTTGGTCGTGACGCCGTCCAGCATGCCGAGCTCGGCTGCCGCGCTGATTTCGTCGAGGTTCGCTGTATCGATAAAGAATTTCATACCGTTTCCTCCCTTGTTAAGTTACGAACATCAGGCGTTGACGCCCTGTTTGTCGAGCATGGCGTTGAAGTTCTTCGCTTCGCGGTCTTCCCAGTTGCGCTTGTGATAGACGTAGCCCGCGATGAGCGGCATGGCGACCGTCGCTTCGGCGAAGACCATCTGCTCGTGGACGGTATCGACCTTGCCCCACGAACTCGCCTCCTTGAGCGTCGAGCCGGAAAGCGCGCCGTCACGCTCGTCCGCGACAGTGATCTGCACGGCGTAGGTGTGCATGGAGACCTCCTCGTAACCGAGCACTTCGGCGGCAACGACGATATCCTGGGTAAAGTTCTTCGGAACGCCGCCGCCGATCATGAAGATACCGGTTTTGTCGTTCTCGATCTTGATCCTGGTCAGTTCCCGGAAGTCCTTGACCGAGTCTATGGCGACATGGCTGTCGGGGTTGTTCCACTGGTGGTGCACCAGACCGAAACCCGCTGAGCAGTCTGAAAACGCCGGACAGAAAATCGGCACGCCTTTCTCGTATGCCTTGTAGACGATGGAGTTTCTGTCGAGGTTGTTCGATTCGATGTATCTGGCCATCTCGATAATGAACTCGCGGGAAGAGTATGTGCCGGGCTGCATGGAATCGGCGATCTTGCCCATGGTTTCGTCGCAGACGCGAAGATCGTCCTCGTCGATATAGGTATCGTAGATGCGGTCGATGTGCATGTCGCGCAGGATGGCGTCGTCGATGAACGGCGTACCCTTGTAATGCCTGAACCCGAGCGCCTCGAAAAAGTCCTGGTCGACGATGTTTGCTCCGGTGGAGACGATGGCGTCGACCATGTGGTTGTCGAGCATGTCGATGACGACCTGTTTGAGACCCGCGCTGATGAGCGAACCGGCAAGCGTGAGGATGACGGCGCATTCCTTGTCCTGCTGCATGAGGTCAACAATGGAAGCCGCCCTTGCAAGATTCCGCGCCTGGAAAGCGGTATCGGCCATCTGGTCGACAAGCGGCACGATATCGAGCTGTTTGATGTCAATATGCCTGACCGGCTCTTTCAGCAGTTCTCCCTTACTGATACCTGTGTTCATGGTACGTTCCTTTCCTGATGATGAGTGATAAGAAAACCTTTTCGAGGCGAGCGAATCAGGCAGGCATCCCGCTTCACGATCCTGGCGGACCGGACAGGACCTGCTCGACCGGCAACCCCCATGGGACAAAAAAAAGAGAGCAAGCTGACTATATCACACATTCACATTGCCGGATGCTGCTTCCTTCCGGACCTGACATGGTTGGGCAAGGGAATGTTGTATAGGACTTGCTCTCCAAAACACTCTATGTTGAAGGCCTTGAATATAGCACAAATATACTTTTACACAAACAAAATTCAAACCATACACCCCGCCCTGACAAACGGTTTTTATCTTTATCCCAACTGTTATAACTTCCAGAGCACTTGCAGTACGCGGCAGCGAAGCGGCTGCATCCTTTAGAACCGTTCACACACGGACAACGGATACAATTCCGGAACTTATGGGCAAAAAAAGAATTCTCAGCGGCATGCGCCCCACGGGCAAACTGCATCTCGGACACTATACCGGTGCGCTTGAAAACTGGGTCGCCAGGCAGAACGAACTCGACGCGCAGGGAAACAGGGCCTATGAAACCTGGTTCCTCATAGCCGATTACCACAGCCTGACAACGTCGCTCGACACCGCCGACACCTTCAGCTACACGATCGAAATGGTCATCGACTGGCTCGCGGCGGGAATCAATCCTGAAAAAAGCCCGGTATTCCGCCAGTCGCAGGTAAAACAGCATGCGGAGCTTTTCCTGCTCTTCTCCATGCTCATCACCTCGTCGAGACTGGAACGGAACCCGACGCTCAAGGATCAGGTCCGTGAACTCAACATGGAATCGATTTCGTTCGGCCACCTGGGCTATCCCGTCCTGCAGGCCGCCGATATCCTGCTTTACAAGGGGAACGTCGTACCCGTGGGAGAGGATCAGTTGCCGCACCTGGAAATAACGAGAGAACTCGCCAGACGCTTCAACAACCACTTTCCGCATCCGGCGACAGGCGGCGTGTTCGAGGAGCCGGAACCGAGAATCACGAAATTCTCCCGGCTTGCCGGGCTCGACGGCAAAGCGAAAATGTCCAAATCCCTCGGCAACACCGTCCTGCTTTCCGACACGCCCGAAGAGGTGGCGAAAAAAGTCGGCCGGGCCGTGACCGACACGCAGAAAATCAGGAAAAACGACCCTGGACGACCTGAAGTGTGCACGGTATTCAGCTATCACACAAGGTTTTCGCCCGACGACCGGGTGCATTCGATCGCCGAGGAATGCCGTTCCGGCGCCCTTGGTTGCGTCGCCTGCAAAAAAATGTGCGCGGAAGCCATCTCGGCCGAACTCTCGCCGATCCTCGAAAAGCGCGAAGCATACGCCTCGCGGCCGGAGATGGTCCGGGAAGTCTTGTTCGACGGCGAGGACCGGGCGAGAAAGACGGCGGAGGAAACCATGTGCGAAGTGCGCGAAGCCATGCGGCTGGGCTGACGAAACGATAACCTGCAATTAACTATATTCCCGAAAGAACGTGCCTGATAACGAACGACGATTCGCCTTTATTTTCGACATGGACGGCGTGCTGGTCGACAACATGCGTCTGCACGCCCATTCATGGGTAGAGCTTTTTAACGATTACGGCCTCGAAGGCATGGACCCCGAGCGCTACCTGCGCGAAACCGCGGGAATGAAAGGACTCGATGTCCTCCGCCATTTCCTGCGGCCGGATATAACACCCGAAGAAGCCGACCGCCTGACGGAACTGAAGGATTTTCTCTACCGCTTCATGTACCGCGGGGAAATAGAGCCGATGCCAGGCCTTGAACGATTCCTCGACGCCGCCGCCCTCATGGGCGTGTCGCTCGGCGTGGGCACCGGCGCAGGGGAAAAGAACATAGCCTTCACCCTCGACAGGGAGCCTTTCAGGGACAGGTTCGGAGCCGTCGTAGGATCGCACCAGGTCAAGCGGGGCAAACCGCATCCCGACATCTTCCTCAGGGTGGCCGAGCAGCTCGGGATAGAACCGTCGCGCTGCGTCGTCTTCGAGGACGCGCTTCCCGGAATCGAGGCCGCGACCGCGGCGGGCATGAAAAGCATCGCGCTGTCAACAACCAATCCGCCCGAGGTCATGCGCACCTGCAAAGGGGTCATGAGCGTTGTCGATGATTTCACGACAATCAGCCCTTCGGAGGTTATCGACAGACTGCTTGAACCGCAACTAACCGACCGTTAAGGAAACTGCTTCGATATGCAATTCTATCTTACAGAAGCCATACAAAAAGCGCTCATAGCCTCCGGCATCGAGACCGGCCGTGAGATCCAGATAGAGAAGCCGACCGACAGAAAATTCGGCGACTTTTCGACCAACGTTGCGCTCGTGCTCGCAAAAGAGTGCCGGATGAACCCGCGCCAGCTTGCGGAGAAGATTTCCGGGAACCTCGTTTTCAGAGAAAACACCGTTCGCGACACCGCCATAGCCGGCCCGGGATTCATCAATTTCTACCTCGAACCGGCCTTCATCATGCAGTCGGCCGAGCAGATCATCGTGGAAGGCGGACATTTCGGCTCGACCTGCAGGGGAAAAGGGAAAAAGGCCATCGTCGAATACGTGAGCGCTAACCCCACCGGCCCCCTGACCATAGGCCGCGGCAGGGGAGGCGTCCTCGGCGACTGCATCGCGAACCTCCTTGAAACCCAGGGATACGAGGTAACGCGGGAATACTATTTCAATGATGCAGGCCGCCAGATGACCATTCTGGCGGAATCGGTCCGCCTGCGCTACCGTGAACTCTGCGGGCGAACGGTTGCATTCCCCGAAACGCACTACCAGGGCGACTATATCCGGGATATCGCTGCAAGAATGCACGAAAAGCACGGCCAGACCCTTGCGGATGCCGACGGACTCGACGAGTTCAAGCAGGCCGCCGAAACCGTGATCTTCACCCATATCAAACAGACCCTCCACCGCCTCGGCATCCGGCACGACAGCTATTTCAACGAGCACAAGCTGTATCTGGAGGATGACAGCGGCCGTTCGGCGAACGACCGCGTAGTCGAAGCCCTGAAAGAAAAGGGGTTCGTCTCGGAGTATGACGGCGCGACATGGTTCACGACCACGAAACTCGGGCAGGAGAAAGACAAGGTGCTCATCAAGTCGAGCGGTGAGCCGAGCTACCGGCTTCCGGACATTGCCTACCACGTCACCAAGTTCGAACGGGGATTCTCCGAAATCGTCAACGTATTCGGAGCCGACCATATCGACGAGTACCCGGACGTCGTCGAAGCCCTGAACATCCTCGGCTACGAGGGAGACCGCATCAGGGTGGCGATCAACCAGTTCGTTACGACGACCGTCAACGGAGAAACGGTCAAGATGTCGACGAGAAAAGGCAACGCCGATCTGCTCGACGACCTCATCGACGATGTCGGCGCAGACGCCACGAGGCTGTTTTTCATCATGCGCGGCAAGGATTCACACCTTAATTTCGACGTCGAACTGGCGAAAAAGCAGTCGAAAGACAACCCGGTATTCTATCTCCAGTACGCTCACGCCCGCATCTGCAGCCTGTTGCGGATGGCCGAAAAAGAGATCGGCTTCTCCTCCGACGGCAGCGGCGCGCACCACATGCAACTGCTCGATTCCGAACACGAGCTGCGGCTCGCCTTCGGCCTCGCGGACTACCCGCTGGTCATCGAAAACTGCATCCGTTTGCTGGAACCGCAGAAAATGGTGGAATACCTGCACAGCGTAGCCGAACTCTATCACCGCTTCTATCAGGAGTGCCCCATCCTCAAGGCGGAACCGGATATCCGCACCGCGAGACTCTTCCTCTCGGTCGCCACGCGGCAGGTGCTTCGCAACGGCTTCGGGATACTCGGCGTCACCGCGCCGGAATCGATGTGAACGCAGAAATGCTGCTTCAGGACCGGTAGAGTCCGTGGTGGTCGATATAATCGAGAATCGACGAAGGGATAAGCCCCCTGCAGTCCTCTCCCGCAAGCAGGCGCCGACGGATTTCGGTCGATGAATGCGGAAACTCGAAACGTATCACCCTGAACCCGTGTTCCGGGGGTTCTTCCCCGCCGTCCTCCTCGCCCTGCGAGCCGCCCTGTCGGCCGAACACCACGACCGTACATTTCCGGGCAAGCTCTTCCCATGATTTCCAGAGACGAAAATCGCGGTAGTTATCCTCGCCTATGAGCAGAAACATGTCGCCGAGGCCGTAACGTTGTTCGAGGTAGGCGACATGGTCGATGGTGTAGGAAGGTCCCTGCTGCAGCAGTTCACGGTCGCTCGCCTCGGCCACCGCGCCGGTCAGGTTGACGATACCGGCAAGCAGCCTGGCCATCGCAATCCGGTCCGCGTCAGACGCTGAACCGGCATCCTTGAGCGGGTTGTTGGAAACGGAAACGACCAGCTTTTCAATGTCCAGAATCTCCCGCGCATACAGGCAGAGAGCGAGATGGCCGTTATGCGGGGGATCGAAAGTTCCGCCGAAAAGGGCGAGCTGCACGGCGACGGAAGACTATTGGTTGCTGAAATGCTCGATAACTTTCTCTCGATAGCCCGAAACCTTGTCGATATTCTGCGGAAACTGCTGTTCGTAGCCGTCGAGCACAGCCTTGGCTTCGTACCATTTTTCCCGTTTGATCAGCACGTCGACCTTGCCGACCCAGGCTTTCTCGAAATAGACCGTGTCGGGAAAGTACCGGAGCACCTCGTCGTAATACATGATCGACGCGCGATAGCGTTTCAGGCCGCGATACTGGTCGGCGATCGAAAACGAACTGTGAGCGAGCCTTTCCCTGAGGGCGATGATGCTGCTCACGCTTTCCTGGGCTTTTTCCACCCTGCCGTATTCGGCGTTGGCCAGCGCGAACTGGCGCTGATAGACTGCGTTGTCGGGATTGAGCCTCACCAGCTCCCGGTACATCTCGACATCGGTTGCAAGCTGCTGCGGGTCCCTGACAGGATACATGTCGAGGAAGAGCTGGAATTCCCGGATTGCCTTTTTCGTATAGTCCTGGTCGCGGGCATAATTGAACGAAAGTTCGTTATACGATTTGGCGAGCTTGAACTGGGCGTCGGCCGCATAGGGCGAACCCGGCGTCTGTTCGAGAAGGCGTCGGAAAATCTCTGCCGA
It encodes the following:
- a CDS encoding alkaline phosphatase, encoding MMMNHRLVRRIAAPAFSLFAWIAFFLTSSCSGSLPDDRQSGLSRPPRYVFLFIGDGMGSAQIKLAELVRGRKPPLAMSAFPVSGTASTHAVDREVTGSAAAGTALATGRKTTIGTISMSADHSADFETVAEMAGRRGMRVGIVSNVSIDHATPACFYAHAASRDGYYGIAMQMASSGFEYFGGGFAKGALDSGRPAGLLLRTMRDSGYAIVGDRKGLENASQGKKYWAYGDYDRSGALGYRIDGGGDRLRLADFVRAGIGLLEGERGFFMMVEGGKIDWACHANDAATAAHEVEDFDEALGVALSFYRRHPGETLVVVTADHECGGLSIGNAAGGYGLHPELLRHQKVSFEVFSGKVCSWAGGGVSFPMALDSAKAYFGLGDVSRDFLLALSSREKAALKKAYRASMNGGSGGSGYGPDPLTEALVSMLNSKAGIGWASDTHTAVPVPVFAIGKGADQFCGAYDNTDIAKKIIRIAALRD
- a CDS encoding acyloxyacyl hydrolase — protein: MYKYRITLCLLAMVLFFPAGNVALAAEPAGEPKVVFNELGFGGGYAFGSLKENDDLEVVPFYLRAGFDISRLVGMKGPNTFQFSLEPFYNRITGPKKGEETGLNIFFRYTAPLAGKTSIFGEAGSGPMYFSLDTVEQGEAGFNFLNQFGIGLRQEIGDSMALNAGYRFRHMSNAGTDTPNRGINSNAFVAGISLLY
- a CDS encoding alpha/beta hydrolase, with the protein product MGSEAFGVLIIHGFTATLDSVNALVEPIEKLGARVRVPVLKGHGGSSPEKLRGVTWCDWLKDAESAFLELASEVDRVIVVGHSMGGLLALNLAAKYQDRQLAAAVAAAPAFRLVSMLGPGRPLHFLAPLLQSFVRNWDLRVAYSDVDETSRSVHYPWAPTDAIISFFDLISFTRTRLHDIRCPVLILHGRAEQTVAPESADLVFGGIATSPKDKKLVWLERSGHQMFCDSQKDVAVEVIVNYIRSISGGNES
- a CDS encoding septal ring lytic transglycosylase RlpA family protein; the protein is MRKLLPSCIALALLLSSCSVVKTTAKAAYSVGKFAVDLVTAPLTHDEIESIDGLSPQEAIRQGRVKNAPYVVYGKTYVPMSVEEAENYRETGIASWYGEETRRKENGHITANGEAFDPDKPSAAHKYLPLPVNVRVTNLETRKSIVVRVNDRGPFAHDRVIDLSAAAAKKLGFYEKGTARVAIEVVSLRADAGTER
- a CDS encoding MGMT family protein, with amino-acid sequence MQDNETSPHRAMSPPPGTFHEKVYDLVRIIPRGKVSTYGIIAERLSLRSAARMVGWALNRADLSSVPAHRVVNRNGELTGKMHFSGKETMRNMLEAEGIAFRPDGTVDLDRHLFLFD
- the fsa gene encoding fructose-6-phosphate aldolase, which translates into the protein MKFFIDTANLDEISAAAELGMLDGVTTNPSLVAKIVDDPERFGYGEFKKHIAKICEIVDGPVSAEVTTLMADEMTVQGVDLAGIHPNVVVKCPVTIEGLKAIRRLAGKGIRTNATLVFSPNQALLAAKAGASYVSPFVGRLDDISTEGMALVDQILTVFDNYRFTTEVLVASVRHPQHVVEAAMMGAHIATIPFKVIEQLVKHPLTDTGLDRFMQDASVIQ
- a CDS encoding 1,9-bis(guanidino)-5-aza-nonane synthase; protein product: MNTGISKGELLKEPVRHIDIKQLDIVPLVDQMADTAFQARNLARAASIVDLMQQDKECAVILTLAGSLISAGLKQVVIDMLDNHMVDAIVSTGANIVDQDFFEALGFRHYKGTPFIDDAILRDMHIDRIYDTYIDEDDLRVCDETMGKIADSMQPGTYSSREFIIEMARYIESNNLDRNSIVYKAYEKGVPIFCPAFSDCSAGFGLVHHQWNNPDSHVAIDSVKDFRELTRIKIENDKTGIFMIGGGVPKNFTQDIVVAAEVLGYEEVSMHTYAVQITVADERDGALSGSTLKEASSWGKVDTVHEQMVFAEATVAMPLIAGYVYHKRNWEDREAKNFNAMLDKQGVNA
- the trpS gene encoding tryptophan--tRNA ligase, translated to MGKKRILSGMRPTGKLHLGHYTGALENWVARQNELDAQGNRAYETWFLIADYHSLTTSLDTADTFSYTIEMVIDWLAAGINPEKSPVFRQSQVKQHAELFLLFSMLITSSRLERNPTLKDQVRELNMESISFGHLGYPVLQAADILLYKGNVVPVGEDQLPHLEITRELARRFNNHFPHPATGGVFEEPEPRITKFSRLAGLDGKAKMSKSLGNTVLLSDTPEEVAKKVGRAVTDTQKIRKNDPGRPEVCTVFSYHTRFSPDDRVHSIAEECRSGALGCVACKKMCAEAISAELSPILEKREAYASRPEMVREVLFDGEDRARKTAEETMCEVREAMRLG
- a CDS encoding HAD family hydrolase, with translation MPDNERRFAFIFDMDGVLVDNMRLHAHSWVELFNDYGLEGMDPERYLRETAGMKGLDVLRHFLRPDITPEEADRLTELKDFLYRFMYRGEIEPMPGLERFLDAAALMGVSLGVGTGAGEKNIAFTLDREPFRDRFGAVVGSHQVKRGKPHPDIFLRVAEQLGIEPSRCVVFEDALPGIEAATAAGMKSIALSTTNPPEVMRTCKGVMSVVDDFTTISPSEVIDRLLEPQLTDR
- the argS gene encoding arginine--tRNA ligase yields the protein MQFYLTEAIQKALIASGIETGREIQIEKPTDRKFGDFSTNVALVLAKECRMNPRQLAEKISGNLVFRENTVRDTAIAGPGFINFYLEPAFIMQSAEQIIVEGGHFGSTCRGKGKKAIVEYVSANPTGPLTIGRGRGGVLGDCIANLLETQGYEVTREYYFNDAGRQMTILAESVRLRYRELCGRTVAFPETHYQGDYIRDIAARMHEKHGQTLADADGLDEFKQAAETVIFTHIKQTLHRLGIRHDSYFNEHKLYLEDDSGRSANDRVVEALKEKGFVSEYDGATWFTTTKLGQEKDKVLIKSSGEPSYRLPDIAYHVTKFERGFSEIVNVFGADHIDEYPDVVEALNILGYEGDRIRVAINQFVTTTVNGETVKMSTRKGNADLLDDLIDDVGADATRLFFIMRGKDSHLNFDVELAKKQSKDNPVFYLQYAHARICSLLRMAEKEIGFSSDGSGAHHMQLLDSEHELRLAFGLADYPLVIENCIRLLEPQKMVEYLHSVAELYHRFYQECPILKAEPDIRTARLFLSVATRQVLRNGFGILGVTAPESM
- the nadD gene encoding nicotinate (nicotinamide) nucleotide adenylyltransferase, with product MQLALFGGTFDPPHNGHLALCLYAREILDIEKLVVSVSNNPLKDAGSASDADRIAMARLLAGIVNLTGAVAEASDRELLQQGPSYTIDHVAYLEQRYGLGDMFLLIGEDNYRDFRLWKSWEELARKCTVVVFGRQGGSQGEEDGGEEPPEHGFRVIRFEFPHSSTEIRRRLLAGEDCRGLIPSSILDYIDHHGLYRS